Part of the Poecilia reticulata strain Guanapo linkage group LG2, Guppy_female_1.0+MT, whole genome shotgun sequence genome is shown below.
CACGATGATCTTAAGACCCAGACACAGTTGAGGTCCACAACAGGACGATGATCCCACACTGGTTCTGRAAGCATTTGGCTTCTGGACTGGCAGGTTGTCGTTTTCACCAGTAAAAAAGCAATGAATGTGATCAGTGGACACAAACGTATGTCGATAGAAATATCTCTGTAAGCAATATAACAAATCAGAGCTTCRGACACCACAGCATCATTTCAGAACCGGTTCAGATCTCCCAAACTCTAAACATCCAACAAACTCTTGCAGAGCCTTTTAAATGCGGCGTACTCGTCAGCAACAAGGTCCGGCGGTCACTCGTGGACTCTGGAGACCTGAACATGGAAAAAGTGAAACCCCCCAAGCTGAACACCACTGCAAACTCTACGGAGCAAAGGAACATCCTCGACCCTGATGATCCATTCTGGTCCAGAGACATCAGCAGCAAGCTCCCAGCTCCTATTCCCAATTTGATAAGTTCGGGTACTATTGACAGGTCGGGGAGTGTTCGGATCGTCGATGGAGAGGACTGTCCAGCAGGAGAATGTCCATGGCAGGTAGTCACACAACAAAGTGATGATCTGAATGTTATGTTCTGGTCACAGATTCTGGCAGAACTATACCATTACTGGAGCTTGTTGTGTCCTGCTAGGCTCTACTGATCAATGAGGACAACATTGGGTTCTGTGGGGGAACGATTCTGACCGAGTACATCATCCTGACTGCGGCTCACTGCATGAACCAATCACGTTACTTCATCGTCAAAGTTGGTAGGTCCGACTAGTCAAACTGGAACTTCCTGTTTATACTACTTCTTTTACAAACATATTATAACATCAAGAATCTTTAAATATAGTATACCTGTAGTTTAAGTCTTTAGTTATTGCATTGAAATGTGTCGTTGACTAGGTGAGTGATGCATTATTATCTCCGTGTTTCCAGGTGAACACAACACCACTCAACAAACCGATTGGGAAATGTCCCATGAGGTGGACACCATTGTCTCCCACTTCAAGTACAACCCAGAAAACTACAACAACGACATCGCACTCGTAAAACTGTCCAAGCCCATCAGGTTCAACAGATACATCCTGCCGGCCTGTATACCACAACCAGATTTTGCAGAAAACGTGAGAATAATCGAAGGTTTTGCTGGGGTTAATCAGGTTTTCTATAAAACGAGAGCAGGATGTAGAAATCAGCGAAGCAACGGAtgatatttgtatatttatagtttgtttTGATGATAAGTTTagctaaactaaaacaaagctTTAAAGATTTGTGTTGTGTTCTGTTGCAGGTCTTGATGCGGCAGAATGACGGTCTGGTCAGCGGTTTCGGACGTCTTGGTGAGGGTCGAGAAACATCTACGGTCCTACAACGCCTCTCYGTGCCCTATGTGGACCGGCTCACCTGCATTGAATCCACCCAGTTGCGCATCTCTATGCGCATGTTTTGCGCCGGCTACGATACAATTGCTAAGGATGCCTGCCAGGGTGACAGCGGCGGCCCGCATGTCACACGTTACCATGACACCTACTTCATCACCGGCATCGTGAGCTGGGGCGAAGGCTGCGCACGCAAAGGGAAATACGGCGTCTATACGCAAGTGTCTAAATACATCCACTGGATCAGAGAGGGCATCAAGAAGCTGACGCCCAGAGGAGAGAACAGAAAAAGGAGGGACCATGGCGCCATCTACAGGCTGAAGAGAGACCATGGCGCCATCAAGAGGCTGAACCTGTAAGCTAGCTGGAACAACCCGCTGAGAATGTAATCGCTTTGAAATGGCCACGTTTTAGCCAAACAGGTGATCAATTTGTAAAGAGCGACATACCTTATGGAGTGACCACAATACAGATGGAGTTCCTCAGGGTTGATACTCTATGTCCCTTCATTTTCCGTTTTgtttaaactgcatttttgaTTTGAATATTTGAGGTTGCAAAAAGATTtgacatttaataaagaaataagtgttaaatttactttttttccacttgaaaaacagctcagaaataatatattttctttaacttgaGCTTTTCTTTAGGGACCAAATTTCCACCAATAGTGTTTCAGCAtcacacaaatgtaaaaacctgCTATTCTGATGTAAAGGTTTSCTTGACAGAATTATTAAACACCTAGAAAACACTTACATTACTGTTTGCTTGTATTCTTTATCATCTGTTTTGGTAAATATTAACATGAGCTGGTCTTCAACAAAATAAAGGCAAACACATTcaacaaatttaaagaaaagtgaaatttttacataaaatttaaagaatattcactgaatttCTAATATAGTTATTCAGTTATCCAAGCTTTtgattgtaaaacaaatattacaaataaaaatgactaaataaaaaaaaaactaacctttaattacatttaatttgcatTGTACAATGATTTTTTTAGCTCTAATctacataattatttaaattgcttgaatttaaatcaatttggaattgattttgaaaatacttataaagctttaaattagaaataaagaaattataataaaatttaGATGGATTTCTGTCATATTTCTAAAGTTAAtataaatctgaattttgtagacatattttttatccattttactggaaaattaaagtttttgatgatttattgatGAAGGTCATTAATTTGatacttattgtttttctttttttggcataAACACTGAAGATTTATAAAGTTAACTTTTGATGCCCAATCTGCTCACATCAGAATCCGTCCTGCTTTGGGGCCCRGATCAGTGAAAAATCCTGATTTATTGATCTTGAAGTCCCTCTGTGTTTACCTGAAATCAACAACAACCTGAACGTTGAGGGTTCAGAGGTYgaagctgctgcttgttttgaCGGATTTACAGGAACAGAGTCCGTTGAAGGAGCAGAACTTATTTTTCATACATCTCTTTCCAGAACAAACCYGAGATCTGCTGACACAACATTTCCAAAGTGACTCAGAGCTCAGCGGTAATAAACACCTAAACAGATAGTCAGGTCAACAGATTGAGGATGAGTTAAAGYCCAGACATTTATTCACCTCTGTCCACATTATGTGAGTCCCTGATGTTCCTGTAGGTGTGTGTTTGCTGAGTRAGAGCAGCTGAGTCAGARCTGAAGCCGTCAAACATCATGTCTGCGTTTCTGC
Proteins encoded:
- the f10 gene encoding coagulation factor X; protein product: MSGTLRPTLGLVLLLHLTAAHVFLDGREANQVLTRLRRANSFLEELKQGNMERECNEERCSWEEAREIFENKEKTDAFWAKYVDGDACLSTPCAHGGRCTDTIGSYKCFCMEGYKGFSCEIVIPKLCENDNGGCDHFCHVAKTNVECSCADGYFLGQNGKSCESNEPFKCGVLVSNKVRRSLVDSGDLNMEKVKPPKLNTTANSTEQRNILDPDDPFWSRDISSKLPAPIPNLISSGTIDRSGSVRIVDGEDCPAGECPWQALLINEDNIGFCGGTILTEYIILTAAHCMNQSRYFIVKVGEHNTTQQTDWEMSHEVDTIVSHFKYNPENYNNDIALVKLSKPIRFNRYILPACIPQPDFAENVLMRQNDGLVSGFGRLGEGRETSTVLQRLSVPYVDRLTCIESTQLRISMRMFCAGYDTIAKDACQGDSGGPHVTRYHDTYFITGIVSWGEGCARKGKYGVYTQVSKYIHWIREGIKKLTPRGENRKRRDHGAIYRLKRDHGAIKRLNL